In one window of Cheilinus undulatus linkage group 23, ASM1832078v1, whole genome shotgun sequence DNA:
- the LOC121505831 gene encoding cytochrome P450 2J2-like isoform X2, with protein MIFQTIFECLDCTGWLLFGFLFLLLVDVVKNGRPHGFPPGPWPLPFLGNIFTGVDYRSLEKLSEKYGPVFSVRRGSEKLVFISGYTAIKEALVNQLDSFTDRPIIPLFDVVFKGLGIALSSGYLWKKQRKFANTHLRYFGEGQKSLEHYILVENNFLCDAFRDEQGKPFNPHFIITNAVSNIISSVVFGHRFEYSDPTFRRVLELDNDAVLLAGYAQTQLYDICPALMKYVPGPHQTVHSNYAQIVEFLKSEVKKHQEEWNPDDPRDFIDVYLGEMEKKKEDPQAGFNMETLMVCCLDLIEAGTETLATTLRWALVYMVNYPDIQGKVQSEIDRVIGQSRQPTLADRPNMPYTDAVIHETQRFGNIVPLGFPKMASKDTTLMGYFIPKGTWTTTMLSSSLFDKNEWETPDVFNPEHFLDANGQFRRRDAFLPFSAGKRVCLGEQLAKMELFLFFATLLQRFTILPPPGEMEVV; from the exons ATGATTTTTCAGACAATTTTTGAATGTTTGGACTGTACAGGTTGGCTGCTTTTTGGTTTTCTCTTCTTACTTTTGGTTGATGTGGTCAAAAACGGGAGGCCTCACGGCTTTCCACCGGGACCGTGGCCCCTGCCGTttcttggaaatattttcaCTGGAGTCGATTACAGATCACTGGAGAAG CTTTCAGAGAAGTACGGCCCAGTGTTCAGCGTCAGGAGAGGCAGTGAGAAGTTGGTCTTTATCTCGGGATACACAGCGATCAAAGAGGCGCTCGTTAACCAGCTCGACAGCTTCACTGACCGACCAATCATTCCTCTCTTCGATGTCGTCTTCAAAGGCCTTG GCATTGCTTTGAGCAGTGGTTACCTTTGGAAGAAGCAGAGAAAGTTTGCCAACACTCACCTGCGTTACTTTGGAGAGGGCCAGAAGTCGCTGGAACATTACATCCTTGTAGAAAACAACTTCCTGTGTGACGCTTTCAGAGATGAACAAG GAAAACCGTTCAACCCTCACTTCATTATAACAAATGCGGTGAGTAACATCATCTCCTCTGTGGTCTTCGGACATCGATTTGAATACAGTGATCCCACCTTCCGTAGAGTTTTGGAGCTGGACAATGATGCTGTGCTGCTCGCTGGCTACGCCCAGACTCAG CTGTACGACATCTGCCCTGCACTAATGAAGTATGTGCCTGGACCTCACCAAACCGTTCACAGCAACTACGCACAGATCGTTGAATTCCTGAAGAGTGAAGTAAAGAAGCACCAGGAGGAGTGGAACCCTGATGACCCCCGAGATTTTATCGATGTGTACCTGGGAGAGATGGAGAAG AAAAAGGAAGATCCTCAGGCAGGATTCAACATGGAAACCCTCATGGTTTGTTGTCTGGACCTGATCGAGGCTGGTACGGAAACCCTTGCGACCACATTACGCTGGGCTCTTGTCTACATGGTGAACTATCCCGACATACAGG GAAAAGTGCAATCAGAGATCGACAGAGTGATCGGACAGTCACGTCAGCCCACCCTCGCCGACAGACCTAACATGCCATACACCGACGCTGTCATCCACGAGACGCAAAGGTTCGGAAATATCGTTCCACTGGGATTTCCCAAAATGGCGAGCAAAGACACGACACTGATGGGATACTTCATACCCAAG GGCACATGGACCACCACAATGCTATCTTCTTCGCTGTTTGATAAGAACGAGTGGGAAACTCCAGATGTCTTCAATCCTGAGCACTTCCTGGATGCAAACGGACAGTTTCGTAGGAGGGACGCCTTCTTACCGTTTTCAGCAG ggaAACGCGTTTGTTTGGGAGAACAACTTGCCAAAATGGAGCTGTTCCTCTTCTTTGCAACTCTCCTTCAACGGTTTACCATCTTGCCACCTCCTGGAGAAATG GAAGTTGTCTAG
- the LOC121505831 gene encoding cytochrome P450 2J2-like isoform X1: MIFQTIFECLDCTGWLLFGFLFLLLVDVVKNGRPHGFPPGPWPLPFLGNIFTGVDYRSLEKLSEKYGPVFSVRRGSEKLVFISGYTAIKEALVNQLDSFTDRPIIPLFDVVFKGLGIALSSGYLWKKQRKFANTHLRYFGEGQKSLEHYILVENNFLCDAFRDEQGKPFNPHFIITNAVSNIISSVVFGHRFEYSDPTFRRVLELDNDAVLLAGYAQTQLYDICPALMKYVPGPHQTVHSNYAQIVEFLKSEVKKHQEEWNPDDPRDFIDVYLGEMEKKKEDPQAGFNMETLMVCCLDLIEAGTETLATTLRWALVYMVNYPDIQGKVQSEIDRVIGQSRQPTLADRPNMPYTDAVIHETQRFGNIVPLGFPKMASKDTTLMGYFIPKGTWTTTMLSSSLFDKNEWETPDVFNPEHFLDANGQFRRRDAFLPFSAGKRVCLGEQLAKMELFLFFATLLQRFTILPPPGEMASLEGVQGFTNSPDKFRILAVPR; encoded by the exons ATGATTTTTCAGACAATTTTTGAATGTTTGGACTGTACAGGTTGGCTGCTTTTTGGTTTTCTCTTCTTACTTTTGGTTGATGTGGTCAAAAACGGGAGGCCTCACGGCTTTCCACCGGGACCGTGGCCCCTGCCGTttcttggaaatattttcaCTGGAGTCGATTACAGATCACTGGAGAAG CTTTCAGAGAAGTACGGCCCAGTGTTCAGCGTCAGGAGAGGCAGTGAGAAGTTGGTCTTTATCTCGGGATACACAGCGATCAAAGAGGCGCTCGTTAACCAGCTCGACAGCTTCACTGACCGACCAATCATTCCTCTCTTCGATGTCGTCTTCAAAGGCCTTG GCATTGCTTTGAGCAGTGGTTACCTTTGGAAGAAGCAGAGAAAGTTTGCCAACACTCACCTGCGTTACTTTGGAGAGGGCCAGAAGTCGCTGGAACATTACATCCTTGTAGAAAACAACTTCCTGTGTGACGCTTTCAGAGATGAACAAG GAAAACCGTTCAACCCTCACTTCATTATAACAAATGCGGTGAGTAACATCATCTCCTCTGTGGTCTTCGGACATCGATTTGAATACAGTGATCCCACCTTCCGTAGAGTTTTGGAGCTGGACAATGATGCTGTGCTGCTCGCTGGCTACGCCCAGACTCAG CTGTACGACATCTGCCCTGCACTAATGAAGTATGTGCCTGGACCTCACCAAACCGTTCACAGCAACTACGCACAGATCGTTGAATTCCTGAAGAGTGAAGTAAAGAAGCACCAGGAGGAGTGGAACCCTGATGACCCCCGAGATTTTATCGATGTGTACCTGGGAGAGATGGAGAAG AAAAAGGAAGATCCTCAGGCAGGATTCAACATGGAAACCCTCATGGTTTGTTGTCTGGACCTGATCGAGGCTGGTACGGAAACCCTTGCGACCACATTACGCTGGGCTCTTGTCTACATGGTGAACTATCCCGACATACAGG GAAAAGTGCAATCAGAGATCGACAGAGTGATCGGACAGTCACGTCAGCCCACCCTCGCCGACAGACCTAACATGCCATACACCGACGCTGTCATCCACGAGACGCAAAGGTTCGGAAATATCGTTCCACTGGGATTTCCCAAAATGGCGAGCAAAGACACGACACTGATGGGATACTTCATACCCAAG GGCACATGGACCACCACAATGCTATCTTCTTCGCTGTTTGATAAGAACGAGTGGGAAACTCCAGATGTCTTCAATCCTGAGCACTTCCTGGATGCAAACGGACAGTTTCGTAGGAGGGACGCCTTCTTACCGTTTTCAGCAG ggaAACGCGTTTGTTTGGGAGAACAACTTGCCAAAATGGAGCTGTTCCTCTTCTTTGCAACTCTCCTTCAACGGTTTACCATCTTGCCACCTCCTGGAGAAATGGCGAGTTTAGAGGGTGTGCAGGGATTCACCAATTCCCCAGACAAGTTCAGGATACTTGCTGTGCCTCGCTGA